Proteins found in one Fulvitalea axinellae genomic segment:
- a CDS encoding RNA polymerase sigma-70 factor, with the protein MEDSFVFVHQKGRDDFERTFQELYEEFAPSILAQVKKKLCRHDFAKDVVQAIFMDLWSRRDQISFENLRPYLMGATHNKCVDLIRKNAIEKRHEENVAYEWKLNEDGGDSEISPDMRRWAQEALAELPERSREIFCMCKYQGMKYWEIADELNVSQKTVETHMYRSFKKLRKSHKKYERFL; encoded by the coding sequence ATGGAGGATTCGTTTGTTTTTGTTCATCAGAAGGGCCGGGACGATTTTGAGCGGACGTTTCAGGAACTTTACGAGGAATTCGCTCCTAGTATTTTGGCGCAGGTAAAGAAAAAACTCTGCCGCCATGATTTTGCGAAAGACGTTGTGCAGGCGATTTTTATGGATTTGTGGAGTAGGAGGGATCAGATTTCTTTCGAAAATCTCAGGCCGTATCTGATGGGCGCCACGCATAACAAATGTGTCGATTTGATTCGCAAAAACGCCATTGAGAAAAGGCACGAGGAGAATGTCGCTTACGAATGGAAGCTTAACGAAGACGGCGGAGACTCCGAAATCAGCCCGGATATGAGGCGTTGGGCGCAAGAAGCCTTGGCGGAACTTCCGGAGCGGAGCAGGGAGATTTTTTGCATGTGCAAATACCAAGGGATGAAGTATTGGGAGATTGCGGACGAATTGAACGTTTCGCAAAAAACGGTGGAAACGCATATGTACCGTTCGTTCAAAAAATTGAGAAAAAGCCACAAGAAATATGAGCGATTTTTATAA
- a CDS encoding hybrid sensor histidine kinase/response regulator transcription factor → MKRFILIVFFQISYFSLLYANVYKFDRYTIKQGLSSDHIYDMVQDEKGFIWISTHNGLIKFDGYDCEEVIPANSAVPIKDRIFKMAHRNDTLWLGTKNGLRSLCLKSLRLDSLGKDENQISSLYTGQNKIWAGLAGGQVLELNNSSSKLQKIPIPTDVTKAIFSFYKCKNGDMLATSGNVLLQIPGNGGKTEVLRKLSGRILLFDLGQQGVWLSAGNQVYRIIETLQGVQFLKGKMNLEASSIHSMATGPNGDIWLGSDMGLHKLEIKNLNQITVRSIPLWKNMPDARTKVRKVFSDRSGTLWVASFDKGLFKMNTQESKTAIFHTLSNNNPETNDISVIQKNKDGKLLLGTRRGGLLLWDKGKIIKHLRRNRKNQRISPLQDNVIRFISPNSKGGFDIGTISSVFEADHEANVLRYLRNANKKLKHKAFTDARCLLVDKAGEKWTGSSNGMFRLDRRDSIIPFGKRPTQTSEMTVTGMIEDDKGQIWATTEEQGLLRLSKNRRHLKRFHNGNNSLSTNITHDIHAGKNGLLFIATANGLNVITQNDKFHHIGKEEGLPHTLIQSVLQDDIGNVWMGTNSGLLMLKAKDLHKVLRGNQKVYFQSFLSRYSFSISTAFKDTQNGKLYFGGPEGFAEISPENLSENTKVLQPVITTTEIFNRPKRFAKGRTIEYSDTLILDHEDNFLKLKFTSPNNNNPENNQFSYKLSPVQTKWIRTDATNRYAVFNALSPGTYKFMVHASNEQNVWTTSPETLTVIIRPPFWQTTWFYLTITFLAVLVAFALFRLRVRNLKNRNRELEAKVEAKVKHIKKQQEEILEQKESIIEMSQKIHEADMEKLRHYTNISHEFKTPLMLITSPLDRILETEKHLPKHITQSLRVMRRNCYTLLLLINQLMEIRKKDTGKLNLRISECDINTLVRNVAECFNPILKEKNITLTVPPQDITEGYLDVRKIEKVIFNILSNAFKFTPENGEIQINLDIKNGKAIIKISDTGSGIPEQEKTRIFERFYKSANPQNHLGSGIGLSLAKEYLKLHKGEITIEDNSPQGSVFIIEIPIQKNDYSPEQIVDATEAGENDYRYFDEGVNLIRKVEEPVQITPMGKDVSQVILVVEDNHDLRFHIKNTLMEAGYQVLEAKNGKEAVDITAKHLPDLIISDLMMPEMDGMELCEIMKKQLLTCHIPFLILTAKTEENAQLEGLLHGADDYITKPFNLNILLAKIRSTLQNRETLRKRFADKKESQLIDDNIPKKDQTLINSLAEYIRVNISDPDLSVELLAKEMGMSRSNLYRKVKELTGISASEFIRNYRLKVGAELILKKEMNISEISYQVGFESVTSFRRIFKKYYGCTPSTYGKGSN, encoded by the coding sequence ATGAAGAGATTTATTTTAATTGTCTTTTTCCAAATATCATATTTTAGCCTGCTTTATGCCAACGTGTATAAATTTGACCGCTATACGATAAAACAAGGTCTCTCCAGCGACCATATTTATGATATGGTTCAGGACGAGAAGGGTTTTATCTGGATTTCCACCCACAATGGTCTGATTAAATTCGATGGCTATGACTGCGAAGAAGTGATTCCCGCAAACTCGGCTGTACCAATCAAGGACCGGATTTTCAAAATGGCACATCGAAACGATACGCTCTGGCTGGGAACCAAAAATGGCCTTAGATCTTTATGCCTAAAAAGTCTTAGACTTGACAGTCTGGGAAAAGACGAAAACCAAATCTCAAGCCTTTACACAGGACAAAATAAAATTTGGGCGGGGTTAGCTGGCGGACAGGTCTTAGAATTAAATAATTCATCGTCCAAACTTCAAAAAATACCAATACCGACAGATGTCACAAAAGCGATTTTTTCATTCTATAAATGTAAAAATGGCGATATGCTTGCCACTTCTGGAAACGTTCTCCTTCAAATTCCCGGTAACGGTGGCAAAACCGAAGTTCTCAGAAAGCTTTCAGGCAGAATACTACTTTTTGATTTGGGCCAACAAGGTGTTTGGTTATCGGCCGGAAACCAAGTTTATCGGATCATTGAAACCTTGCAGGGTGTCCAGTTCCTGAAAGGAAAAATGAATCTGGAAGCCAGCTCCATCCACTCCATGGCTACGGGGCCTAACGGCGATATATGGCTCGGAAGTGATATGGGCCTGCATAAACTGGAAATCAAAAATCTGAATCAAATAACTGTCAGATCTATTCCACTTTGGAAAAATATGCCCGACGCCCGCACCAAAGTCCGCAAGGTTTTTTCTGACAGGTCAGGTACTCTTTGGGTCGCTTCCTTTGATAAAGGACTTTTCAAAATGAATACCCAAGAAAGCAAAACAGCGATTTTTCATACATTATCCAATAACAATCCCGAAACCAATGACATTTCCGTTATCCAAAAAAACAAAGACGGTAAATTACTCTTAGGCACCCGCCGCGGGGGCTTATTGCTTTGGGATAAAGGAAAAATAATCAAACACCTCAGACGCAATCGCAAAAATCAACGTATTTCGCCATTACAGGATAATGTAATCAGATTTATATCGCCTAACTCAAAAGGCGGGTTCGATATCGGAACGATCTCCTCGGTATTTGAAGCCGATCATGAAGCCAACGTCCTCCGTTATTTGCGCAATGCCAACAAAAAATTAAAGCACAAGGCCTTTACCGACGCCCGGTGTCTACTGGTGGACAAAGCCGGCGAAAAGTGGACGGGAAGTTCCAACGGTATGTTTCGCCTTGACAGACGTGACTCCATAATTCCATTTGGGAAAAGACCCACACAAACCTCCGAAATGACTGTTACGGGAATGATAGAGGACGATAAAGGACAGATTTGGGCAACAACCGAAGAACAAGGGCTTCTTCGATTATCGAAAAACAGAAGGCATTTAAAACGATTCCATAATGGTAACAATTCACTTTCCACAAATATAACGCACGATATACACGCCGGGAAAAACGGGCTACTATTTATAGCGACAGCAAACGGGCTTAATGTTATTACTCAAAACGATAAATTCCACCACATTGGAAAAGAAGAAGGCTTACCCCACACATTAATACAATCAGTATTGCAAGACGATATTGGAAACGTTTGGATGGGAACCAATTCCGGATTGTTAATGCTAAAAGCAAAAGATCTACACAAAGTTTTACGGGGGAATCAAAAGGTTTATTTCCAATCCTTTCTTTCACGTTACAGTTTCTCGATCTCTACAGCTTTCAAAGACACACAAAACGGTAAACTCTATTTTGGTGGCCCCGAAGGATTCGCCGAGATCTCACCCGAAAACCTATCAGAAAACACAAAGGTTTTACAACCTGTCATTACTACCACCGAAATTTTTAATCGTCCAAAAAGATTCGCCAAAGGTCGCACCATCGAATATTCGGATACACTAATTCTAGATCATGAGGATAATTTCCTGAAATTGAAATTTACATCCCCGAACAATAACAACCCGGAAAATAATCAATTCAGCTATAAGCTCTCTCCTGTCCAAACCAAATGGATCCGCACAGACGCCACTAACCGTTATGCCGTCTTCAACGCCCTATCACCGGGTACATACAAATTTATGGTCCATGCGTCAAACGAACAGAACGTTTGGACTACCTCCCCTGAAACGCTTACCGTTATTATACGCCCACCTTTTTGGCAAACCACTTGGTTCTATTTAACCATAACATTTTTAGCTGTATTAGTGGCGTTTGCTCTGTTTCGCCTCAGGGTTCGAAACCTGAAAAACAGAAACCGGGAATTGGAAGCCAAAGTAGAGGCCAAAGTAAAACACATAAAAAAACAACAAGAAGAAATACTGGAACAAAAGGAAAGCATAATCGAGATGTCGCAGAAGATCCATGAGGCGGATATGGAAAAACTTCGGCATTACACTAATATATCCCATGAGTTCAAAACACCGCTTATGCTGATTACAAGTCCGTTGGATAGAATTTTGGAAACGGAAAAACATTTACCCAAACACATTACCCAATCCCTGCGGGTAATGCGCCGAAACTGCTATACACTTTTATTGCTGATTAACCAATTAATGGAAATCAGGAAAAAAGACACTGGAAAGCTCAATCTCAGGATTTCGGAATGCGATATCAACACATTGGTCCGCAATGTAGCGGAGTGTTTCAATCCGATTCTTAAAGAGAAAAACATAACGTTAACTGTTCCTCCGCAAGATATTACGGAAGGGTATCTGGATGTTAGAAAGATTGAAAAAGTCATATTCAATATTCTTTCTAACGCCTTTAAATTCACTCCTGAGAATGGAGAAATTCAGATCAATCTCGATATTAAAAACGGAAAGGCCATAATAAAAATAAGCGACACCGGTTCCGGAATTCCTGAACAGGAAAAAACAAGAATATTCGAACGGTTTTATAAATCTGCGAATCCGCAAAACCACCTTGGTAGCGGTATCGGACTTTCCTTAGCCAAAGAATACTTGAAACTACATAAAGGAGAAATCACAATTGAAGACAACTCTCCACAAGGAAGCGTTTTTATAATCGAAATCCCTATTCAGAAAAACGATTATTCGCCAGAACAAATAGTAGACGCAACCGAAGCCGGAGAAAACGATTACCGTTATTTTGACGAAGGTGTTAATCTTATCAGAAAAGTAGAAGAGCCGGTCCAAATCACTCCAATGGGCAAGGACGTTTCACAAGTGATCTTAGTGGTGGAAGACAACCACGATCTACGTTTCCATATCAAAAACACATTAATGGAAGCTGGTTATCAGGTATTGGAAGCCAAAAACGGCAAAGAAGCTGTAGACATTACGGCAAAGCACCTTCCCGACCTAATTATCTCCGATTTAATGATGCCGGAAATGGACGGAATGGAACTCTGCGAGATTATGAAAAAGCAACTGTTAACCTGCCATATTCCTTTCTTAATCCTAACAGCCAAAACGGAAGAAAACGCCCAATTAGAGGGGCTTTTGCACGGTGCTGACGATTATATAACCAAACCGTTCAACCTAAATATTCTTCTTGCCAAAATCAGATCAACTTTGCAAAACAGGGAAACGCTACGCAAACGATTTGCCGACAAAAAGGAAAGTCAGTTAATCGACGATAACATCCCGAAAAAAGATCAAACCCTTATTAATAGTTTGGCTGAATATATCAGAGTAAATATCAGCGACCCTGATCTTAGCGTAGAGCTTCTGGCAAAAGAGATGGGAATGTCACGATCCAATTTATATCGAAAAGTAAAGGAACTAACCGGGATTTCCGCTTCGGAATTCATTCGAAATTACCGTCTAAAAGTTGGTGCGGAATTGATTCTAAAGAAAGAAATGAATATTTCCGAAATATCTTATCAAGTCGGGTTCGAATCAGTTACTTCTTTCCGCAGAATCTTCAAAAAATATTATGGTTGTACACCCAGCACTTATGGTAAAGGCTCCAATTAA
- a CDS encoding sulfatase, translated as MSDFYKDRSSHCSGLRSWGLGLVAGLTAWSCAGTKPKRQASENRKPNVVLFYVDDMGWSDLSSSGNDFYESPAIDSLRAKSVNFTNAYSNCTVCSPSRASLLTGKYTARLRVTDWIPGHRFPFAKMASPDWTKQLKLSEQTLAEVLKGEGYVTASFGKWHLGETESLFPEQQGFDINIGGNAKGHPKSYFSPYHNPQIENGPAGEYLTDRLAKEVSKFIEANKDTAFFAYMPFYQVHTPLKAKKELEEYFSKKETVSGRWTNVTYAAMVKSTDEAVEKVMETLRKKKLLENTLVIFASDNGGLVRTIKGAKITSNYPLRAGKGSMYEGGVRVPMFMYWKGRLPEGKTINEPVMGMDIFPTVLGALGLAPSSENIDGENLLPLLEGDSLGRDAVFFHYPHYHPGGAVPYSAVRQGDWKLIHVIEENRYELYNLKEDLAESDDLSATETRRVASMRRTLDAWRTKVGAQMPVKNPDFDAGKSRHPYYAQPAKTFALRK; from the coding sequence ATGAGCGATTTTTATAAGGATAGATCAAGCCATTGTTCGGGATTGAGAAGTTGGGGGCTGGGTCTTGTAGCCGGCCTGACGGCCTGGTCGTGTGCGGGCACAAAGCCTAAACGGCAGGCGTCGGAAAACCGAAAACCGAACGTGGTGCTGTTTTATGTGGACGATATGGGTTGGTCGGACCTGAGTTCGTCGGGTAATGATTTTTACGAAAGCCCGGCCATTGATTCTTTGCGGGCCAAGAGTGTTAATTTTACGAACGCCTACTCAAACTGTACGGTTTGTTCGCCTTCAAGGGCCTCGTTGCTGACGGGGAAATATACGGCCAGATTGCGCGTAACGGATTGGATTCCGGGACATCGTTTTCCGTTCGCTAAAATGGCCTCGCCGGATTGGACAAAACAACTGAAATTGTCGGAACAGACATTGGCCGAGGTGCTGAAAGGGGAAGGATATGTGACGGCCTCATTTGGGAAGTGGCATCTTGGCGAAACGGAATCTCTTTTTCCGGAACAGCAGGGCTTTGATATAAATATTGGAGGAAACGCCAAAGGACATCCCAAAAGCTACTTTTCGCCATATCATAATCCGCAGATTGAAAACGGTCCGGCCGGAGAGTATTTGACGGATCGTTTGGCCAAGGAAGTTTCGAAGTTTATCGAAGCGAATAAGGATACTGCTTTCTTCGCTTATATGCCTTTTTATCAAGTGCATACACCGTTAAAGGCAAAAAAGGAGCTGGAAGAATATTTTTCCAAAAAAGAAACGGTATCCGGCAGGTGGACAAACGTCACATACGCCGCTATGGTAAAGAGTACGGACGAAGCCGTGGAAAAGGTGATGGAGACGCTTCGGAAAAAGAAGCTTCTGGAAAATACGCTGGTGATTTTCGCCAGTGACAACGGAGGTTTGGTCAGAACGATTAAAGGAGCGAAGATCACTTCCAACTACCCTTTGCGCGCCGGCAAGGGAAGCATGTACGAAGGCGGGGTTCGCGTTCCGATGTTTATGTACTGGAAAGGCCGACTGCCCGAAGGCAAAACCATCAACGAGCCCGTAATGGGAATGGATATTTTTCCAACCGTTCTCGGCGCATTGGGATTGGCTCCTTCTTCTGAAAACATCGACGGCGAGAATCTTCTACCTCTGCTAGAGGGCGATTCGCTTGGGCGCGACGCCGTATTTTTCCATTATCCGCATTACCATCCGGGCGGGGCGGTTCCGTACAGCGCCGTTCGTCAGGGCGACTGGAAATTGATTCATGTGATTGAGGAAAACCGCTATGAACTCTATAATCTGAAAGAGGATTTGGCCGAAAGCGATGACTTGTCAGCGACGGAAACCCGGAGAGTCGCCAGTATGCGCCGGACGCTGGATGCTTGGAGAACAAAAGTGGGGGCGCAGATGCCCGTGAAGAATCCGGACTTTGACGCCGGGAAAAGCCGACATCCGTATTACGCCCAACCTGCGAAGACTTTTGCATTGAGAAAATAA